A single region of the Mustela lutreola isolate mMusLut2 chromosome 2, mMusLut2.pri, whole genome shotgun sequence genome encodes:
- the HSH2D gene encoding hematopoietic SH2 domain-containing protein isoform X2: MTEAGKLPPPLPPRLDWFVQTQVVQLSQEGIPAWFHGAISREDAENLLELEPLGSFLIRSQQCHRRAQSCCRHFMVKLLDDGSFMIPGEEKAHASLDALVTFHQQQPVRPHRDLLTRPCGQKDPENLDYEDLFLYSNALTEEVTSPAHVPREHQNPSSSYPRAAPEKTSASPVLLHWPKGREPRAQMDRVSTEEATSSCPPKAPLEKACRKLWRNLKTLPETGKRVQQQLPFHLPSVNLSSLWSAGPPIATHSSRTTPGDTHWDDNVDTDSSVAMSPASPSWPQDRRDRADPSRKASRLASWSEATPRVKGWHQAVVRALSSKVSRPETKDLAESQKDWLPEEYHPPPPFAPGYC, translated from the exons ATGACAGAGGCAGGAAAACTTCCCCCACCACTGCCCCCTCGACTGGACTGGTTTGTGCAGACGCAGGTGGTTCAGCTCTCCCAAGAAGGGATCCCTGCATGGTTCCACGGTGCCATCTCGAGAGa GGACGCCGAGAATTTGCTGGAGTTAGAGCCACTGGGATCCTTTCTCATTAGA TCCCAGCAGTGTCACCGCAGAGCCCAGAGCTGCTGCCGCCACTTCATGGTGAAGCTTCTGGATGATGGGAGCTTCATgatccctggggaagagaaggcccATGCCTCGCTGGACGCCCTAGTCACATTCCACCAGCAGCAGCCTGTGCGGCCACACAGGGACCTGCTGACCCGGCCCTGTGGGCAG AAGGATCCAGAGAACTTGGATTATGAGGATCTCTTCCTTTACTCCAATGCACTGACTGAGGAAGTCACCAGCCCCGCCCATGTCCCCAGGGAGCATCAGAATCCTTCCTCCTCCTATCCCAGGGCTGCACCTGAGAAG ACCTCAGCAAGCCCGGTCCTGCTTCACTGGCCAAAGGGAAGGGAGCCACGAGCACAGATGGACAGAGTCTCCACGGAGGAAGCCacttcctcctgccccccaaaAGCTCCTCTTGAGAAGGCCTGCCGGAAACTCTGGAGGAACCTCAAGACACTCCCTGAGACAGGCAAGAGGGTCCAGCAGCAGCTGCCATTCCACCTGCCATCTGTGAACTTGTCTTCGCTCTGGAGTGCTGGGCCACCAATAGCGACACACAGCTCAAGGACCACGCCAGGTGACACACACTGGGACGATAACGTCGACACAGACAGCTCAGTGGCCATGTCCCCTGCAAGCCCCTCATGGCCCCAGGATCGGAGAGACAGAGCCGACCCATCCAGGAAAGCCTCAAGATTGGCCAGCTGGAGTGAGGCGACCCCGAGGGTCAAGGGTTGGCACCAAGCGGTAGTGAGGGCTCTGTCCTCCAAAGTGTCCAgaccagagacaaaggacttGGCAGAATCCCAGAAGGACTGGCTCCCTGAGGAGTACCACCCACCACCACCCTTTGCCCCTGGGTACTGTTAA
- the HSH2D gene encoding hematopoietic SH2 domain-containing protein isoform X1, whose product MTEAGKLPPPLPPRLDWFVQTQVVQLSQEGIPAWFHGAISREDAENLLELEPLGSFLIRVSHSHVGYTLSYKAQSCCRHFMVKLLDDGSFMIPGEEKAHASLDALVTFHQQQPVRPHRDLLTRPCGQKDPENLDYEDLFLYSNALTEEVTSPAHVPREHQNPSSSYPRAAPEKTSASPVLLHWPKGREPRAQMDRVSTEEATSSCPPKAPLEKACRKLWRNLKTLPETGKRVQQQLPFHLPSVNLSSLWSAGPPIATHSSRTTPGDTHWDDNVDTDSSVAMSPASPSWPQDRRDRADPSRKASRLASWSEATPRVKGWHQAVVRALSSKVSRPETKDLAESQKDWLPEEYHPPPPFAPGYC is encoded by the exons ATGACAGAGGCAGGAAAACTTCCCCCACCACTGCCCCCTCGACTGGACTGGTTTGTGCAGACGCAGGTGGTTCAGCTCTCCCAAGAAGGGATCCCTGCATGGTTCCACGGTGCCATCTCGAGAGa GGACGCCGAGAATTTGCTGGAGTTAGAGCCACTGGGATCCTTTCTCATTAGAGTGAGTCACAGCCACGTTGGCTACACGCTGTCCTACAA AGCCCAGAGCTGCTGCCGCCACTTCATGGTGAAGCTTCTGGATGATGGGAGCTTCATgatccctggggaagagaaggcccATGCCTCGCTGGACGCCCTAGTCACATTCCACCAGCAGCAGCCTGTGCGGCCACACAGGGACCTGCTGACCCGGCCCTGTGGGCAG AAGGATCCAGAGAACTTGGATTATGAGGATCTCTTCCTTTACTCCAATGCACTGACTGAGGAAGTCACCAGCCCCGCCCATGTCCCCAGGGAGCATCAGAATCCTTCCTCCTCCTATCCCAGGGCTGCACCTGAGAAG ACCTCAGCAAGCCCGGTCCTGCTTCACTGGCCAAAGGGAAGGGAGCCACGAGCACAGATGGACAGAGTCTCCACGGAGGAAGCCacttcctcctgccccccaaaAGCTCCTCTTGAGAAGGCCTGCCGGAAACTCTGGAGGAACCTCAAGACACTCCCTGAGACAGGCAAGAGGGTCCAGCAGCAGCTGCCATTCCACCTGCCATCTGTGAACTTGTCTTCGCTCTGGAGTGCTGGGCCACCAATAGCGACACACAGCTCAAGGACCACGCCAGGTGACACACACTGGGACGATAACGTCGACACAGACAGCTCAGTGGCCATGTCCCCTGCAAGCCCCTCATGGCCCCAGGATCGGAGAGACAGAGCCGACCCATCCAGGAAAGCCTCAAGATTGGCCAGCTGGAGTGAGGCGACCCCGAGGGTCAAGGGTTGGCACCAAGCGGTAGTGAGGGCTCTGTCCTCCAAAGTGTCCAgaccagagacaaaggacttGGCAGAATCCCAGAAGGACTGGCTCCCTGAGGAGTACCACCCACCACCACCCTTTGCCCCTGGGTACTGTTAA
- the CIB3 gene encoding calcium and integrin-binding family member 3, whose amino-acid sequence MGNKQTVFTHEQLEVYQDCTFFTRKEIMRLFYRYQDLAPQLVPLDYTSSPDVKVPYELIGSMPELKDNPFRQRIAQVFSEDGDGHMTLDNFLDMFSVMSEMAPRDLKAYYAFKIYDFNNDGYICAWDLEQTVTKLTRGELSAEEVSLVCEKVLDEADGDHDGRLSLEDFQNMILRAPDFLSTFHIRI is encoded by the exons ATGGGCAACAAGCAGACAGTCTTCACTCATGAGCAGCTGGAAGTGTATCAG GATTGCACCTTCTtcacaagaaaggaaatcatgAG GCTCTTCTATCGCTACCAGGACCTGGCTCCCCAGCTTGTTCCCCTCGACTATACCAGCAGCCCTGATGTGAAGGTGCCCTACGAGCTCATCGGCAGCATGCCCGAGCTGAAG GACAACCCGTTCCGCCAGAGGATTGCCCAGGTGTTCTCTGAGGACGGGGACGGGCACATGACCTTGGACAACTTCCTGGACATGTTTTCCGTGATGAGCGAAATGGCTCCCCGCGACCTCAAAGCCtattatgcttttaaaatttatg ACTTTAACAATGATGGCTACATCTGTGCGTGGGACCTGGAGCAGACAGTGACCAAGCTGACGCGGGGGGAGCTGAGTGCTGAGGAGGTGAGCCTGGTGTGTGAGAAGGTGCTGGATGAGGCCGATGGTGACCACGATGGGCGGCTGTCCTTGGAAGACTTCCAGAACATGATCCTGCGGGCACCCGACTTCCTCAG CACCTTCCACATCCGCATCTGA
- the FAM32A gene encoding protein FAM32A isoform X1, which yields MAAYEQVQKGPLKLKGVAELGVTKRKKKKKDKDKAKLLEAMGTSKKNEEEKRRGLDKRTPAQAAFEKMQEKRQMERILKKASKTHKQRVEDFNRHLDTLTEHYDIPKVSWTK from the exons ATGGCGGCCTACGAGCAAGTTCAAAAGGGGCCCCTGAAACTAAAAGGCGTTGCAGAGCTTGGCGTCACCAAGCG aaagaagaaaaagaaggacaaagaCAAGGCGAAACTCCTGGAAGCGATGGGAACGAGCAAAAAGAATGAGGAGGAGAAGAGGCGCGGTCTGGACAAACGAACCCCGGCCCAGGCGGCCTTCGAGAAGATGCAAGAGAAGCGG cAAATGGAAAGGATCCTAAAGAAAGCATCCAAAACCCACAAGCAGAGAGTGGAG GATTTCAACAGACACCTGGACACCCTCACAGAGCACTATGACATTCCCAAAGTCAGCTGGACGAAGTAG
- the FAM32A gene encoding protein FAM32A isoform X2, whose amino-acid sequence MAAYEQVQKGPLKLKGVAELGVTKRKKKKKDKDKAKLLEAMGTSKKNEEEKRRGLDKRTPAQAAFEKMQEKRTPSETFCFCKMGMQSVARGCRKHTYSSQQSLLSKWKGS is encoded by the exons ATGGCGGCCTACGAGCAAGTTCAAAAGGGGCCCCTGAAACTAAAAGGCGTTGCAGAGCTTGGCGTCACCAAGCG aaagaagaaaaagaaggacaaagaCAAGGCGAAACTCCTGGAAGCGATGGGAACGAGCAAAAAGAATGAGGAGGAGAAGAGGCGCGGTCTGGACAAACGAACCCCGGCCCAGGCGGCCTTCGAGAAGATGCAAGAGAAGCGG ACCCCATCTGAAACTTTCTgtttctgcaaaatgggaatgcaGTCAGTTGCCCGGGGCTGCAGGAAGCACACATACAGTTCCCAGCAGAGCCTGCTAAG cAAATGGAAAGGATCCTAA